Sequence from the Dehalococcoidia bacterium genome:
CCTCAGCAGCCGGCCTGCATCTCACGGCCCTCGTCCTCGAGCCTTATGCCCACCATACGCCGACGATCGTCAGGCGAGCCGCGGATCTGGGAGTGGAGGTCCACGAACTCTCCCAAGTCGCGGCCCGCGCCAAAGGCCAGCGCGGCCTCATGCTGGGTTACGGCGCGATTTCTTTGAGCGACATCGAAGAGGGCCTTCGCCTACTTCGCCTCTGCTTCGACGGCGTTTAGCTCCTGCGGTCGAGGCCGGACTGGGGCCGAAGCTGCCTCAGCGACGTCAGCAGGACGAGAGAGATGGGTGGGTGCGGTGACGATGGCCATGCGCGCGGAGCGCCCGTCCCTCGGGACCGGCCGCGCCCTTGCTGGCGCCTCGCGGGTGGCGATGGCTTAGCGGCCAGCAACAGCGAGCCAAGGCTCAGGCCCCCAGCCACTCGGCAAGCACACCAGCGGTGTCAGATCCGGGCCGGGGAGGCGGGCCGGCCAATGATGGCTCGGGCGCACCCTCAGACCGGAAAGGACGTCCAGGCACAC
This genomic interval carries:
- a CDS encoding PLP-dependent aminotransferase family protein yields the protein SAAGLHLTALVLEPYAHHTPTIVRRAADLGVEVHELSQVAARAKGQRGLMLGYGAISLSDIEEGLRLLRLCFDGV